The Mycosarcoma maydis chromosome 6, whole genome shotgun sequence genomic sequence CGATtgaggatggtgaagaTGTTCTCAgtgccatcctcgacaaAGACTTTGCCGGATACTTGTCTCTGCGTCAAGCAATAGTAGCCAGAATAGAATCCGAGAAAGCAAAGATTGCAAAGGGAGGAGCCATAGCTACCAACGAGGAGCATAGCAAGGAGTTGCAGGAGGGCAACGTCGAGCAGATCTCAGTGCCTTCGCCTTTGAAAAGGTCCACACGATTGTCGTCCGCGACGGGCGCACAATTGAGTTTTGACTTTGATTCAACTAAAGTAGCTGTCTCCGGCTTCAGCTCTGGCGGAAATCTAGCGCTCAATCTAGCGCTTCACATCAAGCCTCCCGAGCTAGAGACTGAATGGCCGAGCAAGTTTGCAAAAGATTATCCAACCCCTATCCCATTGTTGCTTTTCTACCCTTCGTTCGATCTTCGCCAGTTGCCATCTCAAAGATCTCGTCCAGAACACATGGGGCTTCCATCTGCATTCTGGACTCAAGTCGCCGACTCACTCGCACCCACTTATGCTGAGCGAGATCAAACGGCGCATCCACGTGTTTCTCCTGGACTTGCttcgctcgaatcgctgcATCCGGCCGCGCGCATGTTCTTGGTGCTATGCGAGCTAGACACACTGGCTGAACAATCTAAGCGGTGGGTAGCCAAGGTTCAGGCGCATCAGAGGACCGAGCATCTGGTCGTTGAGGATGTGGCGAACATGAAACACGGCTGGACTCAGATGCCCGATGGCTGGCTCTCACCGGAGGAAAAAAAGGCAAAAGAGGCTGTATTTGCGAAAGCAACCGCTTTCGTCAAGTGGGCTTGGAGCGGATCCGAAGAGCAGGACAAGCCCGAATCAGAGCTTGTGATTCCACAAAAGGATACAGGCGAAGCACAGACTACCGAGATATCGCCAGAAGAGCTGGCCTGATGCACGCACACACTTGCAAGATTGGCAAACGAAAACAAAGGTGACTGGATCGAAGAAAGGAGGGTATATGTGCCAGTCAGCGCAGAAAGAAACGGGGGACATTACTCGGGACTACATAGCGGAAGAAACGGTTCGAGAGCCAAAAAGCCCGTCCATAGCCTGCAGAAGTTCTTCAGGTGTACACTTGGGTCGAGGTCCCTGCTTGCGGTCGTTGATGTCGATGCCCACCTTGGACCAcgcttcgacgagctcggttTCGCGGTAGCTGGGCAGCTCGTTGGCAGCACAAGCAGGCTTTTTGGGAATGCGAGCAAAGATGCGGCCTAAAAAGTTGGCCTTAGTACGAGGTGCTGTAACGGTGACAGTCGAGTGGGGTCTTGGCTCATAGGCGGGAGGGCTGCCAAGCGACTCGCTAGACGCCTGCGATGCAACGAAATCAAAATTGGTCGGGTGAAAGGCGGTAAGGCACTGCTCGGACAGGCGTATGGGCCAAAACAGGTTGAGACTTAAGATGCGCTTACCTTTGTGCTCGAAGAATCAATGTTGATGTATTCCGCTTGCTTGCAGATGCAAATCTCGTACTCGGTCACCACTGGCTTAGCAGTGGATTGCGAAGTGGAGAGTCCTTCGAAGATGCACATCTTGATGGTATGGAAGACTGGCGGCTCGAGCGTAACGCTGGGCTGAGTACGGCGTACTGGAGGTGTTGAGAGGAGTAAGTCGCGAGTGCTTGTCTGGATGGGATGGCAAAACCTTTTTTGCTCGCTCTTTAATGCTTTTCAGCTCTCACATCCCGTCACAGCGAACTGGAATCGCTTGTTCCGCAATGAAAACAGCTTTagatgacgatgacctCAATGACACTTGCGCTAGCGATGAGCAATGTGACAGGTGTCACAAGTCCACTCTTCAACGAGCGGAACGATTAGGCAGTTGACACACGCACCCCAACCCCCGCGCCAAAAGCAGCTCTGAGGACTCATAAGTGGGACAGAAActtcattcacgattcttcacgattgcgcGTGTCAGAAAGCTGATCATCGCTGCAGGCAGCACAACCGGGTCTCACCAATCACCACACAGGGTCAAGCACAAACCTCATTCGCGatattcgcgattcacgttGCATGTTTCACAAAAAATATTTTCAAGTCTGAGgatctgattcgtgattaggTATCGAGGTACGTGTTGTGTTGATCCACTTCATGTGCTCCAAGCCTAGTCCACATTAACTGCCTATCAATGACTGAAGCTCCACCGCTTGTCACTGGCAACATACTGTTTAGGGTGAATTTCGCATCTTCGCAGCCCGTCttcacactcacgactacaCATCCCGTTGTTTTGGTCGCACCGCATGGACTTTGTTTCTGGGTCAAGTCGAGGTGATCCCGGTTGGCGAAACAGCACAAAAAACAcaaagattcacgatggctTTTGGGATTACACGACGCGTGCCTTTTGAGCAATCGAGAAATGCAGCGGATCGGGTTAAAAAGCTGCAAGCGTCTCAGACGTTGCAAGTGCCTGACTTCTTGGTCAGATGAGCATGTGTGGTGGGACGTTGGTGGCTGGCTACAAACGGATGAACAGACGACCTCCTCGAGCCTCCAATGCCGCAAACAGCAGCGTTGGGAGTGTATCCATCGGGAGCAGGGCCGTTGTTTGAGGCATCGTAATGGCCCTCGAAAGTAGTGTTCGGCTCATCCTTCCTCTGACAACCAGTTCGGTCGATGTGAGCCTTGGAGCATCTCACACGTCGAGGCCTGCCCTTGAAAGAAACCGAGTTACCCCATTCGTTCATTCTCCACTTGCAACCAGGCTGCAGATCCTCGGGCAGGTTCGCGCAGCCGGCAGCATCCTGATCGAGCCCGCCGTATTGCTTGCCCCACTTGGAAATATCGCTGCCCTTCCACTGAGCACTACAGCCCTGGGTCATGGCACCGATGCCCATACCAGGCACCAGAATGTCGAGGCCGTCCTGAGTGACATCGCCACCGTCATTGATGACTTGGTAGAACAGCGTGTTGACTTTGCCGCGCTTGGAGCTGGCAGTTTCAGCGAACTCGAGCACATAACAGGCACATTCGCTGTCCTTTTCCGTGGTGCTGCTCATAGCAGCAAATGCGTATCCAATCGTAGGGTTGATCTTATCAGTCCATGGCTGCTGACAGCTACACTGGAACTCTTTGCCTCCACCGCAGCCTGAAGAGTTGGGGTCATCCCGCCTGGGACCGGTGACGATCGTCTTGCCGTCTGCTAGACAAGTGACTGCGGGATTGTAAACGGGTGCCTTACCCAGCCAACTGGCACTTGGCTGCAAATCCGAGGAGGTTGACAGAACAAAGAACGCGAGTGTTAGCGAACCGACCTTGACTCACTCTATCGAGAAGCTAGGCTGTCCAAACTTACCTTGCAGCAGTCCCAATACATGGTCGCATCCGTAGACTCTACGACCGGCGCAAAGAGTCCGATGCTCGAAGCAAGCAAAACGACGAGGACGGTTGACTTGTGAGAAGAAAACACCATCTTGAAGtaagaagaagaagctaGCTAGCTGAAGATTTAAATGTCCTTCAGGGTGTATGAGGCTGAAGGATAGAAAAGACTGTTGCCTATCAAAGGAAGCAGCGAAAGTGAGGAAGGAGCGAGTGAACTTGAAAACTGGTGCAAGTATAAGAGGATGAGCCGGGTCAACCGATCTCGAAGGCGACTTGCACAGCAGGTCGTTGGGAAGAAGGATCAGGAAGGAAGTGTGATAAAATGAACAGGATGTAATGGAAAGCAGAGTCAGGGGCGAAATGCATTGTTGCGAAGGGGAGGCTTTATATGCTTGATcaggcaagcagctcgacgattAAAGCGAAAGGAGGACCAGCGTAGGGTGGGTCAGGTTGTGTTACTTCATTAAACCATCCATTGGCTGATTATCATGTTCTATATGGCTTTACACAAGAACCTATCGTCTCGAAGGAGTGCGTGCTCAAAGACCGTGCTGTCTCGAAGCTACTTTGCCGTCTTGCTGGATCGTCGTTGCACTCTGGATAGTGAGACAATTGCTTATAATCAAGATCTAGAGCCTGGTCTAAAGCCTGGCTTTGATGTGACGAAGTGCTTTCCCTATCGTATCTCATCTGCAACAGCCCAGGCTGGTCGAGTACCTGGTGGGCTCAGCGCCAAAGGTGGGCAAGTTGAAATGCAATGGTAAGGGCGTGACAACAAAGGCAATCGGACCGATGCCTCCGATTGACTGCAGGACGTCTTATGAGAACATATCCCATCggatctcgacctcgacgctgACATCATGAGACTTTCTGCAGCAACATTGGCAAGGTACGAGATACAATGTCGGTTTCAAGCTGAGTCCGGAATCGATGTCCAGCCAGAATGAGGTTGCGGCAGTAGGCACTATCACGATTGCCGACCGAGTGTGACTGTCTTTTGTCGGGCGTCCGATTGGCTTGGCAAGCACGGGCAAGAAAGTGCAGCGCGGGCTCGTGTATCGACACCCGTCGTCAAAAACGGGAGGATATCATACTGTCTTCAATCCTGTAGCAGTTCCGAGGTACAAAAGTCTCGTCGAGTATTTGTGAATCAAGAAACGACGAACGAGAAACGTCGAACCAAAAAGgaaccaaaaaaaaaaaaaaaaatgGAAGTAGAATCGGGGTATGCCGACTACCGATCTGACTTATGATCGATCACGCTTCACCATTATATATGGGAGGGATTTCGTGACTTGGGCGTTGTGTGCTcttgtgctgtgctgtgaCCGAATTTTTCTTCGCGTCGCGGAAGGGAGAGCGGAAGGAAAGAAGACGCTGGGATCATCATCCAAATTCGCATCCATCTGCTTTTGTGTCACTCTTTTCGCTTCGTCCGACATCCGTTTAGCTACCATCATCTCTCGGCTGGGTCACTCCTTTTCGCTTCAAAGCACATCACATTCAAAACTGCAGGGCGTCGTCTACTTGGAAACGCACCCATCACacgctcatcaccatcacgaCCGCACGCGGTGGTGTCAACTGGCATGCTCGTCCGGGGTTTTCCTTAGAACAGCCGCACGCACCATTCATGCCTCAGATCTAGGAGTCTTGTACCCAACACGCGTACTTCCAGCCTTACGAGGGCTTACTTGCACGCCGTCTTCAATATCATCACGATGGCTGTCCTTCCTACCACCTCCTCTTGGAACGCCGCTCGCGGCATCGCCGTCTTCGAGCCCGCACGCTTCGAGCGCCTACACCGGCTCATCACGGAAGCTGCATCCAACCCTGTCCGAATCTCACGCTCGAACGACTGGTTCGTGACCATCGATCGCAGCCGCTCTGACCTTGCAGACCTCGGCAAGGTCCGTCCACCATCcgatgtcgagcgcaaAGAGATCGAGTCCGGCAAGATCACAATCAGCGGCAACACGCAAAGCCTCAACCCTGACTTTGCGCAGCAGTCGCTCTTGCTGGCTCGCGAATTGGTCGTCTCGGAGCactttgctgcttctttGCTCCAGCAAGGTCTTGCTGGTCGTGCAAAATGGGGCCGTCCCGCCGTCGAGGTCGCTTGCATCCTCTATCACCGCGAACGACTTGCATTGCTTGCGTGCCTCAAGGAGCTACTCCGTAATGCACTCACCATGCCTTTTGACGAAGACCTAGAAGCCCAACGCATGGGTCTCAAGATGGAACAACTCGTCGAATCGCtcgtcagcatcgaggCTTCGGTCGGCTCCACTTCCACATCCACACGCAAGCTCACGCTTGCCGAAAGGATCCTCGCTGAAATTGACAACGTCAAACAGTCCACTGCACATGTCAAGGCATCTCTCGAATCGCCTGGCTCCAACATCGCAAATCAAGGCATCCAGACACAAACGTCCAACTTCTTCGGTCTTGGTAGTAGCCAAACCGCAAAACAGCCatcatccacatccactGCCAGCGGTGGCAGACTCAGCGATGAGATCCAACTTGACCGTCTTGGATGGCTGCGCGAAGAACGACGCGAACTTGGTCACCTGCTTTACTTGCtgtccatctcgtctcTTCTAACAACCTCCAACATTTTGGCCATCCTCCGTTGGCTGGCTGCCGTCTCGGCAGAAACGTACGATGAGATGACCATCTACGTCCTCACTGCCCTCTTGGGGGCGATCGATGCAACTCCAGATGCAAGAGCCGCCATGGCGGATCGCGCAAGTCGAGGCACACTCCGCAACACTGTCgaagcgctgctcgacgacgagtcgtTTATCACAGTCACTCACGCCGAGATTACTCGCAAACACTGGGCccttggcgagctcaacagtgctgttgctcttcaATGGTCCATCTTCTTGGTGGAAGCATTTTCACGTAACCCGACCTATCGCACCCAGCTTTCTATTTCCGAAGAGCAGATCCAAGATCTTGTGCTCCAGTCCATCACCGGCTCATCCCTCTCCAAGGACTCGAAAGCCACAAGTGGCGAGGAAGGTCCTACTGGCGGCGCCTTCATTTTCCTGGTTGTGCGTGTCCTAGCCTTTCGCCAAAAGACCATCGACGCGCTTTTtggcgaggaagaaggcgcGCTGACGGCTGAGGCTGacactgctgctggcgatgTCATCGACATCAATGCTTGGGAAGATGAGGTGGACGCCGAGTTCCGTGAGTACGTTGTACAGCAGATCCACAACCTTGCTCTCGGTACCACTTCGGTCATGCTGCCCATGCTGCGTCGCATCCAACGTTCGGAAGAGGATGCCGCCTTTGCCCTCTCGCGAGCTGTCAGTGCACGAGGCAGCACATCCGCACCTCCAGAGCGTCGATACGAcatcgaggcgctcttCGACCTAATTGCCCTGCTCTGCCGTGGCCGACCCGAAGCTGGTCTGCCTTTCTGGGTCGGATCTGACAACCGCCCCACACGCTTCCTCGCATGGGCCATCGATGTCCGCGAGCCAGGTCACCAGCGTGCcttgctcaacatgctcgCCGCCATGTCTTCGGGTCCTCAGAGCGCCAGTCAGGCATATGCGCTGCTTGACCAGGAGAGCAGCCAAGCCGGAGCTACCGGCGAAGGCCGCCTCGTCTCCTGGAGCCGTTTCTTCGAATGGATCACCTACTACATCGACACGTTCCACCAGGCCGTCAACACATCATCGTTCCATGCATCCAGCTACCAGACACTGGCCATGCCAAAGAATGAAGAGAcgctcttgatcggctTTGTGCGACTCTTCCGCAACGTTGTCTACTTTTCGCATCCAGCTCGCGACGCTCTGCTCCAGAACTCATCCTACAACGCGCTGGACAAGCTCTTTACGCTCCTCACCTGCCCCATTCCGGTCGAGCTCAAAGCAAGCATTCTCGACGCCCTGTCGGCTTTCCTGCATCTCTCGTTGAGCAATCCTGCCGCTCAAGCCCGCTTCTCTTCAATCGCGACACAGCTGTGGGACCGCTTTGACGAGTGTGGCTTGATCCCCTcggacgatgctgctgcaagGTCGCGTCTCAACAGCAACACAAATGCATCCGGTTCGTTTGGTCCCGCCTTCAAGCCGCTCGCTTCCAGGGGCGTCCTGTACGAGCTGGAAAACTTCGAAGTGCCTCTCCGCACCTTTCCTGGTTCCACCAGCTTTGTCAACTTTCTTAAAGCGCTCGTCCAGCTTCCTTCCGGCACGCTTGCTGCCGGTTCCAACGCGTTGACAGATGCTCCTTTGACGTCCGCAACCAATGCCAATCCCTTCAGCACCATTGTTTCCTACGAccagcaggcgcagcagcagattcAAGGATCAACACAGCCAGTataccagcagcaacagcgcaGGCAGACCCGTTCTGTCGAACCCTACGTCGATTTTGTCATTGACCATGTCTTTCTCAAAGCACGAACGCGTGACTACGTTGAGCCCGCGGAACAATGGCGTGTTGTGGCCTCATGtctcgactttgtcgagcGTTCCTTGCGTTCATACGACTTGGCAGCCCTTCTCCGTAGCAGCGAACGAGCAGATGCTGTGACAGACCCAGCTTTGCTGACCCAGCTCGCGTCGCATCCCGGCTTCTTCCTGATGCGTCGCATCTTAACGGGATCCAAGATGGTTGGTGAAATGCTTGGCATCCTGGTTCCCGGCTCGGGCCTTGGAGCCTTCGAGGCCATCAATCAGAACCGTGCAAGTACTTTCTTTTATGGCACATCCGTTCGACACGTCCTCAGCATCCTCGACCGTGTGCTTCGATACCAAGATCTCTTTGTGCAGGTTCTCATTCCGACATTGGTCGACACCACCCTGAACGGCGTCCAGCTACCTTTTGACGTCTCGACCCGCGTCGGCAACTCGGGCTCGTACAGCAGCTTTGATGTTCAGCTTTTGCATGCCCACGAGTCAGTCGTGCAAATCGCACTACTTATCAACTGCGTTCGCGACGATGTCGCATTGCTGTCGGTTCGCTTGCTTGGACTCATCGCGCGCACAGCCGCCTTCAGCGCTGTCGACCGTTTTGGCGAGATGGGCTACCGCCGCAAGATGAACCGTCTCGTCGGCTTGTTGGAGATGAGCGACGAGGCAAGCCGAGTCAGGGCAGGCTATGTTGCAAGGCTGGAAGCTGAGTCTTCGGGTGACGCCGGAAGTGCAAAGATGCTTGAATCTCTCAACGGCCTCGCTGGAGGATTACAATcagacgaggacgaagacgcaGATCTGCAGGCGTCCAACGGCAGGCTGGACGGCATCACTGCTCTAGCATCTAGCGATGCCGTGGAGGCCATTCAGATTGCTATTGTCAACCTTCTGCTTGCTGGCACCGAGCTCAATCAGCCCGCTCCCAACGTTGCCCACCTCTTGCTTGGCTACGACTTGCGGGCCGTGCGACCTGAAGAGCAGGTCATCGTTGATCCCGATGCACAGACTACTGCGCCGAGCGCCATTCATGTCATTCTAGCTCTCCTCCGTCCCGAGTccgatggcgatggtgctTCTTTCCTCAGTCTGGCGGAGCGATCGCCCAGCTTTGCAGAAAAATGCTTCTCCCTCATTCTGCGCCTTTGCACTCATCCATTTACAAGTGCGGCGACACTTCGTTATCTGCGCACCAAAGAGGACTACGTGGTCCAGCAGTTGCGAAGCATATCGCTGGTACCTGCTGAGCGTGGCGCCTTGACCGAAAGCTCAGCTGCTCTCGGCTTGGTGCAATTTGCCGATGGGCAAGCTATCGAAACGACGATCGACCGCGTCACTGCTTCACTGCGTATGCGCgcctcgctgctcgagctcactGCGCTCGAGTTGCATTCGCTACTCAACGCCGGCATGCAGTCGCGAGCAGCGAGggttgttgctgctcttttCGGCTCCAACGCCACCGCTGGCGGAGGAAATGGTATCGATGCAgatggcagcatcgacgaggacgagctcttgctcggcaCCGAACGCGATTTTCGCctcggtgctggtggcgccGAAATTCGATCGTTCGGTGGTGTACGCTTGCTAGAGATCCTGCAGAGCCTCGACTTTGAGTGGCACGACGACCGGGAGGCACTTGGTCAAAACATTACCGTCATCACCCcggagcagctcgatctaGCCAAGCGACccgacgctgctgttggaCCTCGACTTTATGATCTTTCCGCGGTTCTTGCTATTCTTGTGCGAGAAAAGACGATTCTCCAACAGAAGGGCAATCTGCGCGACGCAGGTCAGGCCAATCCCTTCTTGGAACAAGCCGCTTTCGTGCTTCAGTGGGCTTCAGCACAGAACGCCAAGAAGGCGGTCGCCTTCTCGCGTAGACGTGTGCTGCAGGCGTGGCGACACACGCTTGACATGGTGCTCGCAAGGGCTGCGGGTCTGCTTCGCACAGAGGTTCGATCCGGCCTCATGTTTGACTGTCTGTCAGAATTGCTTCCGCGCATTTCGACGCCTTCGACCGACGCTGGCGCTCTGGATGCGCCATCTGccgacctcgtcgctggcgCCGTGCTCTCGCTGCTTACGTCGCTGCGACAGCATCGTGTCGAGTTGACGACAGGGGCACTCGACCTCGAGACAGTCGATGCTCTTCCCACGGACCGACTGCTCACGACGCTGCGGGCCCtcatcgactcgattcTGAGACTTGAGACCACAACACTGGCTCGCGGCAACCTCTACTCGGCCCTGATCAACTTCCTTCAGCTGGTCAAGTCTGGAAGCGGCGCCGATGCCAGCGATGAGACTGGCGCCAATGATGGTGCTTCGATTGTGGCGACCGACGTTGACGATACCATGTCCGTGGGCGGTGCCTCGACgaccatcaccaacatTTTTGGCGGACGCACGCAGACGAGCAGCCTGGAGGCGCGCACTCGAACCCTGCTGCTTTCGTATCTTGAACGTCTGATGGATGTGCTGGGTCGCGATGCGCTGGATGCCAGCGATCTGTCCAAGACAATTGCTTtcacgctgctcgacaagctgtgtgcgctcgatgcgccGCCTTCATCTGGCTCCTCGTCCCGTCGCGGCGGATCGAGGTGCCTTGATCTGCTGGACCGCAAGGGCTACATTAAAAGCTTTGTCACAGCGCTGCGTGATTCGGACCTGGCTTTGCAAGAGACTCTGCGTCCCGACCCTGCCAGCCTGAACTCACTCTACGTCTACGAAGCACGTCTCGCCTTCTTCAACCGCATGGCCCAGTCTCGCGACGGTGCTGAGCGCCTACTTAACGCCAAGATCTTTGACGTGCTTGCGCAGTCCGACTACCTGGCAGCACGCCccgatcaagatcaagaaTTTGTCGATTTTGACAGCTTCCTGCCTGCAGCTACGGAGCGTTACAATGCGATGCTGACACCGGTGCTCCAGCTGACGACGAGTATCCTCGCCAGTACTTCGGCAGGAGCAGCGAGCCAAGGAGCTTTCGGCATTACCAAGGCATTgtcatccacctcggcatctTCAGCTCCTCGTCATGCTTTGGCGCTCTTGACCGCGCACCGAGACACGCTCCTCACCGTCCTCCGCGCGCCTCTGCAAGAGTTCTGCTCGTTTGCCCAGCTTGGTCAAGCTCATCTGGTGGTCGCCATCTTTGTGCTGATCATGTcctcgctcgacgacgacgcgcAACAGGCGCCTAGCCCGCTTGCTCCCTACCACACTGCCATCGTTGCCTTTGCTGCCGTCTACCTGAACACGATGTCGTGGCAGTCACGCGTCGTACCCTGCAATGAGGCCGAGCGCGAAGAAAGCCATGTGCCGACTGCCTCGTTGCGTGCGCTGCGAGCTTCGAGCGAGGGAGCACACGGCAATGGCAGCGTTGGAGCAGAGGAAGAAAACGCGTTCAGCGCCAAGGTAAGCGCGATGGTGGTACGACTGCAGATGGCGTTGCTCTCTTATCTCGAGGCAGCGAGCGATGCTCGAGGCAGTAACACTGTGCGAGTTCGACCAGTGGTAGCGGCATCGCTGACGGCGAATCGCGAGCGATCGCGTACGCCTTACGGGGCAGGTGAGGAtggcggcgatggcgacacTTCTCGTGCTGGTTTTCTGCGCTCGCAACGcgcgtctgctgctgcgttgACAGTGCCCAGCATCGGTGGACTTGTCGCAGCGCTCGACGAATACACGGATTCGGTGGCCAAAGAGCTTCAAGCGCTGGAGAACATCGAGACGCTCTTCGAGAATGTTGACAGTGTACGTCAggacgagttggacgagatTGCtcgcgatgcgctcgaccaAGTGACTGCAGGCGAGCTCTCCGCGGCTCAACGTCGATCTGTGGCGCTCCGCCAGCTCTCATCGCGCAAAGCCACGCTCCGCGCATCGTCAACGTCCAAACttgatgcgctcgagctgattCTCGTACTGCTTATTCGTCACATTGAATTCTTCCGAACGCTCCACGCTGATCGAGTATCCATCCTCACCTCGGTCGGAACCAGGTCTtcgcctgctgctctgcaagGCGCTGCATCCCACTTAGACTGGAACAGCTTGATGCACGGTCTTGCTGAATCTTTGCTACCTGTGGTCGACGAAAAGATCGGCTACctctcgcttccaccaagCTTGGTAGCCAATGCaagagagagacagagcTTCCTTCAGATGGCTGGTCGACGACTGGCTAGCTTCTTTACCGAGCAATAGCATATCTGCACACAGAACATGTATTTACATATCTACATCACCAAACGAATTGAACGCTATAAACCATCACCTTAGTCGTCCGATTGGCCCGCTGTCACAGGTAACTGTGTCAAAGATACTGTAAGCTAAACTTAGCTTTGAGCGAGGTTAAAATTTCAGAGAAAGTGGAATCAGTTATGAGCAGTGAGTATATATACGCAATAGTAATCAAGGTAAACATGGAAGTGTCCGAATTAGTTTAGTGGCTATGACGGCGCCTTGTCATTCAATTGACGCTTCTCCGCGCAGAAATCGGCGCAGACCCGGGTTCAATTCCCGGATTCGGAGAGATATTCTAAAACTTTTTTTTTGCCTGCTTGAATTTCTCGCTTCTCACCAAGATGCTGTTATTGGGACCCACGACTGGTAGGTGACCGTGAATCGTTGCCTTTCCCAACCTAAGGGGCTTCGGAATGAACTTTTACTATAGTTATTCAAGCTTTGGTGTCTGAACTTTTGTGTCCACGCGCTGAGCTCTGGCCGTTTCCCTTTGCCAATtcacacttgtgactgtagCTCTACTCATCTCTTCGCACATAAACAAAAAGGTATGCCGTCGGTGGGTTCTCACACGCCTTCGAAAGGGGGAAGCATAAAAAAGTTTATAACATTTCTCCGAATCCGGGAATTGAACCCGGGTCTGCGCCGATTCCTGCGCGGAGAAGCGTCAACTAAGTGACAAGGCGCCGTCATAGCCACTAAACTAATTCGGATCCGATTGGTGACTCCAAGGAAGAAATATGCAGTTATATTcaacgcagcagcgagaaaGTATCTGCGGCAAACCTCAGGAAGGATTATCTAGTGCTGTGCACACGAATCTCAGAACTGTGATGATGCTTAAGTGGGGTAAATTTGCATAATCGTGAACGTtagccaagctgctgccatgCAAGAAGATCCATGTGATGATCCTCAGGTTCCAAGTGGAGCGGAATCCCATTCTGATCCAGCAATAATGCGAATCGTGGTCGTGCATCAGCTCCACCATCCCTGTCTCTTCTcgcgtcggcatcgtcttgTTGGAGCTGTTGGTGATCTTGAGGAGCTTGATCGCCGAGTAAACCATCAAACAGTCGATGATAGCACTCGTATCCCGGCGTGTTGAAATGTTGATACGGATTCTGCGACGAAATCGGCTTGCCGCACAGATAGCAGTAGTGTGTCTGGCAACTTTTGCATGTCATGTGATTGCAACCGTACGACTTTTCGATCGCAATGGCACACGTGGGACACGGCGTAGTGAAGTGCGAGAGCCACTGTTGCGTTTGCTGTTCTTCTTCGTACTTGCGCACCATGGTCTCGAGCGTTTTGCGGCCAAACTTCTGCTCCATCAAAGCACGATCCGGTGAAGATGCAGACAAGGAGAGGTACCGACGGATCAGCTCCGACTGGAAAGACACAGGGCATGCGGTGGGTCCGTGCCA encodes the following:
- the egl2 gene encoding endoglucanase 2, with amino-acid sequence MVFSSHKSTVLVVLLASSIGLFAPVVESTDATMYWDCCKPSASWLGKAPVYNPAVTCLADGKTIVTGPRRDDPNSSGCGGGKEFQCSCQQPWTDKINPTIGYAFAAMSSTTEKDSECACYVLEFAETASSKRGKVNTLFYQVINDGGDVTQDGLDILVPGMGIGAMTQGCSAQWKGSDISKWGKQYGGLDQDAAGCANLPEDLQPGCKWRMNEWGNSVSFKGRPRRVRCSKAHIDRTGCQRKDEPNTTFEGHYDASNNGPAPDGYTPNAAVCGIGGSRRSSVHPFVASHQRPTTHAHLTKKSGTCNV